A region from the Sphingomonas sp. S2-65 genome encodes:
- a CDS encoding sialate O-acetylesterase — MPSRPTALAALLAGLLTASGAYAQPRLDSAIGDHAILQRDQPITLAGSASPGETVMISLAGRSVSIAADRDGRFKAQLPALPAGGPYTLTLAAASGATILNDILIGDVFLCSGQSNMEMKVREAQSLFPEAHPPLDTRLRLLTVAKKTAVTPASQFDTVPAWEIASPEAAYNFSAACLYMVQSLRRDSDVPVGAIHSSWGGSRISAWMSDAALRKGGLGDQADLLALYARDPVAATRRTSAIWEGWWRAGTGDAAGKEPWQPGAALEWRPVPAFTNFESWGVPELADYNGMLWYQRTVELTQAQARGAATLSLGMIDDADRSWVNGVGVGGTSLAGAPRVYVLPAGTLKPGRNVITVNDDDVYAFGGMLGPVEAMRLTFADGTSVPLGTEWRYAIAKRVPGSAPRVPWDDINGAGTLFNAMIAPLGPIRLAGVAWYQGESDTGIPGYDRRLRALIEDWRTRFGSPATGFVIAQLANYGTPASAPSESGWGDVRDAQRRVAVADPHVGMAVTLDIGDAADIHPGEKRLVGQRLAQAMRAALAGAPEGRSGPAIASAERQGANVRLHFTGVKGTLRTASSDQAIGFELCGTGPGSCRYASARTSGSDVLVSGDGKPVARVRYAWADAPATNLADEARLPVGTFEIAVP, encoded by the coding sequence ATGCCCAGCCGACCCACCGCGCTCGCCGCCTTGCTGGCCGGACTGCTCACGGCCTCCGGCGCCTATGCCCAGCCCCGGCTCGACAGCGCGATTGGCGACCATGCGATCCTCCAGCGTGACCAGCCCATTACGCTGGCCGGCAGCGCGAGCCCCGGCGAGACGGTGATGATCAGCCTGGCAGGGCGCAGCGTCAGCATCGCCGCCGACCGCGACGGGCGGTTCAAGGCGCAGCTCCCGGCACTGCCTGCCGGTGGCCCCTACACCCTCACTTTGGCTGCCGCGAGCGGCGCCACGATCCTCAACGACATCCTGATCGGCGACGTCTTCCTGTGCTCGGGCCAGAGCAACATGGAGATGAAGGTCCGCGAGGCGCAGAGCCTGTTCCCGGAAGCGCATCCGCCGCTCGATACCCGGCTGCGGCTGCTGACGGTCGCCAAGAAGACCGCGGTCACGCCCGCCAGCCAGTTCGACACGGTGCCCGCCTGGGAAATCGCCAGCCCCGAAGCCGCGTACAACTTCTCCGCGGCCTGCCTGTACATGGTTCAGTCGCTGCGCCGGGATTCCGACGTGCCGGTCGGGGCGATCCATTCCAGCTGGGGCGGCTCGCGGATCAGCGCCTGGATGAGCGATGCGGCCCTGCGCAAGGGCGGCCTTGGCGACCAGGCGGACCTGCTCGCCCTCTACGCGCGCGATCCGGTCGCGGCGACGCGCCGGACCTCGGCCATCTGGGAAGGCTGGTGGCGCGCGGGTACCGGTGACGCAGCCGGAAAGGAACCCTGGCAGCCGGGGGCAGCGCTCGAATGGCGGCCTGTTCCCGCCTTCACCAATTTCGAAAGCTGGGGCGTTCCCGAACTGGCCGACTATAACGGCATGCTCTGGTATCAGCGCACGGTCGAGCTCACCCAGGCGCAGGCGCGCGGTGCCGCGACCCTGTCGCTCGGGATGATCGACGATGCCGACCGCAGCTGGGTCAACGGCGTCGGTGTCGGCGGCACCAGCCTGGCCGGCGCACCGCGCGTCTACGTCCTCCCCGCCGGCACGCTCAAGCCCGGCCGCAACGTCATCACCGTCAACGATGACGACGTCTACGCGTTCGGCGGCATGCTCGGCCCGGTGGAAGCGATGCGGCTGACCTTTGCCGATGGCACCAGTGTGCCGCTTGGAACCGAGTGGCGCTACGCCATCGCCAAGCGCGTGCCGGGCAGCGCGCCGCGCGTGCCGTGGGACGACATCAACGGCGCGGGCACCCTGTTCAACGCGATGATCGCCCCGCTCGGGCCGATCCGCCTCGCCGGCGTCGCCTGGTATCAGGGCGAATCCGACACCGGCATCCCGGGCTATGATCGCCGCCTGCGCGCGCTGATCGAGGACTGGCGCACGCGCTTCGGCAGCCCGGCGACCGGCTTCGTCATCGCCCAGCTCGCCAATTATGGCACGCCCGCCAGCGCGCCTTCGGAAAGCGGCTGGGGCGATGTACGCGACGCGCAGCGCCGGGTCGCCGTGGCGGACCCGCATGTCGGCATGGCCGTGACGCTGGACATCGGTGACGCGGCGGACATTCATCCGGGAGAGAAGCGTCTCGTCGGGCAGCGGCTCGCCCAGGCGATGCGCGCGGCGCTCGCCGGCGCGCCTGAGGGCCGTTCGGGTCCTGCCATTGCGTCGGCCGAGCGCCAGGGCGCCAATGTCCGCCTGCACTTCACCGGCGTGAAGGGCACGCTGCGCACCGCCAGTTCGGACCAGGCGATCGGCTTCGAGCTTTGCGGCACGGGCCCCGGCAGCTGCCGCTACGCATCGGCCAGAACCAGCGGCAGCGATGTCCTCGTCAGCGGCGATGGCAAGCCGGTCGCGCGGGTGCGCTATGCCTGGGCGGACGCTCCCGCCACCAACCTGGCGGACGAGGCTCGCCTGCCGGTCGGCACCTTCGAGATCGCCGTTCCCTGA